A region from the Fundulus heteroclitus isolate FHET01 chromosome 22, MU-UCD_Fhet_4.1, whole genome shotgun sequence genome encodes:
- the LOC118557014 gene encoding protein myomixer-like, protein MPVLLLLRSLVIRLLSSRLAGSLAQFLRRSLSTGAAHLGTALRHVWERVRSQESKEAILGCVLCILNMHKKVEN, encoded by the coding sequence ATGCCAGTCCTCCTCTTGCTGCGCTCCCTGGTTATCAGGCTCCTCAGCAGCCGACTGGCGGGCTCCCTGGCACAGTTCCTCAGGAGAAGCCTCTCGACAGGCGCTGCCCACCTCGGCACGGCGCTGCGGCACGTCTGGGAGCGCGTTCGATCCCAGGAGTCGAAGGAGGCCATCCTGGGCTGCGTCCTGTGCATTCTCAACATGCACAAGAAGGTGGAGAACTGA